TCTACAGCCGCCGCGCGGTGGAGCAGCTCGTGGGTCACCTCTACGACGTGCTCGACCTGCCCGTCCCGTACCAGGACGACCTCGCCGCCCGCATCAACGACGCCGGCTTCGCACGGGTCGCGGGTGTGGGCATCGGGCAGAAGCTGAACCTGATCCGCAAGCTCGGCAACCAGGCGGTGCACGCGCAGCATGCGATCCGACCCGACATCGCGCTCGCGGCGCTGCGCGAACTGCACCACGTGCTGGTGTGGGCGACGTTCCGGCACTCGGCACACCCGGAGGCCGTGCCGACTGGTGAGCAGTTCGATCCGCAGCTCGCCGCGCGCGCGGCACCGCTGACCCGTGACGACGTGCAGCGGCTGGCGGCCAGGTTCGCTGCGCAGGACCAAGCCCACGCCAGGGCTCTCGCCGACCGCGACGAGTTGGCGGCCGAGCAGGCCGCGGAGATCGAGCACCTGCGCGAGCAGATCGCTGCGGCTCAGGCGACGAACCACGGTCCCGACGACCACGACTACTCCGAGGCCGAGACCCGGGACCTCTTCATCGACGTGCTGCTGGCCGAAGCGGGCTGGCCCCTCACTGACCCGCGTGATCGCGAGTTCCAGGTCACGGGCATGCCCAACGGGCCGGGAGTCGGTTTCGTCGATTACGTGCTGTGGGGCACCGACGGACTGCCGCTCGCCGTCGTCGAGGCGAAGCGCACGAGGGCGAGCGCGCAGGTCGGGCAGCAGCAGGCGAAGCTCTACGCCGACAGCCTGGAGGTGGCCTACGGGCGGCGCCCTGTCGTGTTCTTCACGAACGGGTACGAGCACTGGCTGTGGGACGACGAGGCGGGGTATCCGCCGCGGCAGGTCGCCGGGTTCTACACGCGCAGCGAGCTCGAGCTGATGATCCAGCGCCGCTCGACCCGCCTGCCGCTGTCGGGGGCCGCGGTCGACGCGGCCATCGCGGGCCGGCACTACCAGGCGCAGGCGATCCGAGCGGTGGGGGACGCGTTCGACCGCAAGCAGCGGCAGGCGCTGCTGGTCATGGCGACCGGGTCCGGCAAGACGCGGACGGTCATCGCGCTGACCGATCAGCTCACGAAGGCCAATTGGGCGAAGCGCATCCTGTTCCTCGCGGATCGCACCGCGCTGGTGAAGCAGGCTGCGAACGCGTTCAAGGCCCATCTGCCGGGAGCCACGACGGTCAACCTGGTGACCGACAGGAACGCCGAAGGGCGCGTCTACGTGTCGACGTATCCCACGATGATGAACCTGATCAATGAGACCTCGGACGGCGAGAGCGGTTCGATGCGGCGATTCGGGCCGGGGTTCTTCGACCTGATCGTGATCGACGAGGCGCACCGGTCGATCTACCAGAAGTACGGGGCGATCTTCGACTGGTTCGACGCCCTGCTCGTCGGGCTGACGGCCACGCCGAAGGACGAGGTCGACCACAACACCTACCGGCGTTTCCACCTCGAGGATGGCGTGCCGACGGACTCCTACGGCCTCGATGAAGCGGTCGAGGAACGATTCCTCGTACCGCCGCGCGGGGTGTCTGTCGGCACCCGATTCCTGCGTCAGGGCATCCGGTACGACGAGCTCAGCCCGGCGGAGAAGGAGGACTGGGACGCACTTGACTGGGGTGAAGACGGCACCCCGACCTCGGTCGAGGCGGACGAGCTGAACCGGTTCCTCTTCAACGAGGACACCGTCGACAAGGCGCTGGCCACCCTCATGACGCGCGGGTACAAGGTCGCGGGCGGCGACCGACTCGGCAAGACCATCGTGTTCGCGAAGAACCAGGCGCACGCCGAGTTCATCCAGCGTCGCTTCGACGAGCAGTACCCCGAGCACGCGGGGCACTTCGCGCGGACCATCACGCACAGCACGCCGTACGCGCAGAGCTTGATCGACGACTTCTCGATGGCCGACCACGCGCCGCACATCGCGATCTCCGTCGACATGCTCGACACGGGCATCGACGTTCCCGAGATCGTGAACCTCGTGTTCTTCAAGCCGGTGCGGTCGAAGTCGAAGTTCTGGCAGATGATCGGCCGCGGCACGCGACTGCGCCCGGACCTGTTCGGCGAGGGCCAGGACAAGCAGGACTTCCTCGTCTTCGACTTCTGCGGCAACCTCGAGTTCTTCAGCCAGGACCTGCCCGGCAGCGAGGGCTCCATCCAGAAGTCCCTCACCCAGCGGCTGTTCGAGGCGCGCCTCGGACTGATCACCGGGCTCGACCGGGTGCAGCTGGATCGGGAGCTGCGTTCTTCGACCGCCGACACCCTCCATCGGATCGTGGCGGGGATGAACCTCGACAACTTCCTCGTGCGCCCGGCGCGGCGGTGGGTCGAGCGGTTCGCCGAGGCGGCGGCGTGGGATGAGCTGACGCTCGAGGACGCGGGCGAGGTGCTCATGCATCTGGCCGGGCTGCCATCGAGCGTCACCGACGACGACACCGACGCCAAGCGCTTCGATCTGCTGATCCTGCGGCGGCAGCTCGCGCAGCTCGACGGCGACCTGGTCGCCGCCGAGCGCATCCGCCAGCAGGTGCAGGCGATCGCGACGGCGCTGCTGTCGAAGTCGGCGATCCCGTCGGTCGCGGAACAGCTCGTGCTGTTGGAGGAGATCGCGGGCGACGACTGGTGGGTCGACGTGACCCTCGACATGCTCGAGGCCGTGCGTCTCCGCATCCGCGCTCTCGTGCGCTTCGTGCCGAATGTGACCCGCCCGCGCGTCTATACGGACTTCATCGACGAGCTCGGCGAAGTCACCGAGATCGTGCTCCGCCAGACCACGCCGGGCACCGACCTCGAACGGTTCCGGGCGAAGGCGACCGTGTACCTGCGGCAGCACGAGGACCACCTCGCGCTTCAGCGGCTACGGCGCAACCGACAGCTGACGCCGGACGACCTCAGCGCGCTCGAGACGATGCTGCTCGCCAGCGGAGCGGGCTCGAAGGCCGACATCGAGCTGGCGGCCGCACAGGCGCAGGGGCTCGGGCCGTTCATCCGCTCGCTCGTCGGCCTGGATCGCGAGGCGGCGCTCGAGTCCTTCGCTCGCTTCCTCGACGGGTCGCGCTTCTCGGTCGATCAGATCCGCTTCATCCACCTGATCGCCGACGAGCTCACGGCGAACGGCGTGATGGACGCGGGGCGCCTTTACGAATCGCCCTATACCGACCGGGCCCCGAGCGGCATCGACTACCTC
This is a stretch of genomic DNA from Clavibacter zhangzhiyongii. It encodes these proteins:
- a CDS encoding DEAD/DEAH box helicase family protein, with translation MTANFAFARAAWPDVFEDASRAESYLSSDPRSACFYSRRAVEQLVGHLYDVLDLPVPYQDDLAARINDAGFARVAGVGIGQKLNLIRKLGNQAVHAQHAIRPDIALAALRELHHVLVWATFRHSAHPEAVPTGEQFDPQLAARAAPLTRDDVQRLAARFAAQDQAHARALADRDELAAEQAAEIEHLREQIAAAQATNHGPDDHDYSEAETRDLFIDVLLAEAGWPLTDPRDREFQVTGMPNGPGVGFVDYVLWGTDGLPLAVVEAKRTRASAQVGQQQAKLYADSLEVAYGRRPVVFFTNGYEHWLWDDEAGYPPRQVAGFYTRSELELMIQRRSTRLPLSGAAVDAAIAGRHYQAQAIRAVGDAFDRKQRQALLVMATGSGKTRTVIALTDQLTKANWAKRILFLADRTALVKQAANAFKAHLPGATTVNLVTDRNAEGRVYVSTYPTMMNLINETSDGESGSMRRFGPGFFDLIVIDEAHRSIYQKYGAIFDWFDALLVGLTATPKDEVDHNTYRRFHLEDGVPTDSYGLDEAVEERFLVPPRGVSVGTRFLRQGIRYDELSPAEKEDWDALDWGEDGTPTSVEADELNRFLFNEDTVDKALATLMTRGYKVAGGDRLGKTIVFAKNQAHAEFIQRRFDEQYPEHAGHFARTITHSTPYAQSLIDDFSMADHAPHIAISVDMLDTGIDVPEIVNLVFFKPVRSKSKFWQMIGRGTRLRPDLFGEGQDKQDFLVFDFCGNLEFFSQDLPGSEGSIQKSLTQRLFEARLGLITGLDRVQLDRELRSSTADTLHRIVAGMNLDNFLVRPARRWVERFAEAAAWDELTLEDAGEVLMHLAGLPSSVTDDDTDAKRFDLLILRRQLAQLDGDLVAAERIRQQVQAIATALLSKSAIPSVAEQLVLLEEIAGDDWWVDVTLDMLEAVRLRIRALVRFVPNVTRPRVYTDFIDELGEVTEIVLRQTTPGTDLERFRAKATVYLRQHEDHLALQRLRRNRQLTPDDLSALETMLLASGAGSKADIELAAAQAQGLGPFIRSLVGLDREAALESFARFLDGSRFSVDQIRFIHLIADELTANGVMDAGRLYESPYTDRAPSGIDYLFDETDVTAIVKILDDVKAHVRPEDVA